The Shewanella sp. KX20019 genome window below encodes:
- a CDS encoding phosphoglycerate kinase encodes MAILNMQDIDLQGKRVLIREDLNVPVSDGVVTSDARLRASLPTIKLALEKGAAVMVMSHLGRPTEGEFNAEFSMQPVVNYLAKALDCPVRLASEYLDGVEAAVGEVVVFENVRFNVGEKKNDEALAKKMAALCDVYVMDAFGTAHRAQASTHGVGLHAPIACAGPLLAGELAALGKALDNPARPMVAIVGGSKVSTKLTVLESLSTKVDQLVVGGGIANTFIAAAGHKVGKSLYEADLIDEAKRLVAAAQSGGGDIPVPTDVVVASEFSPTATATLKDVSAVTDTDMIFDIGPDSAEALAEIIKNAGTVVWNGPVGVFEFDQFGEGTKRIAQAIADSNAFSIAGGGDTLAAVDKYDIADKVSYISTGGGAFLEFLEGKELPAVVMLESRGQ; translated from the coding sequence ATGGCGATTCTTAATATGCAAGACATAGACCTTCAAGGTAAGCGTGTGCTTATTCGTGAAGATCTCAACGTGCCAGTCAGTGACGGTGTGGTAACAAGCGATGCACGTTTACGTGCATCGTTGCCAACCATTAAGCTTGCGCTTGAAAAGGGTGCTGCTGTAATGGTGATGTCTCACCTTGGGCGTCCAACAGAAGGGGAGTTCAATGCTGAATTCTCAATGCAGCCAGTAGTTAACTATCTTGCTAAGGCACTGGATTGCCCTGTGCGTTTAGCTAGCGAATATCTTGATGGTGTTGAGGCGGCAGTTGGCGAAGTGGTTGTTTTTGAAAACGTCCGTTTCAATGTTGGTGAGAAGAAGAATGACGAAGCACTGGCTAAAAAAATGGCAGCGCTTTGCGATGTTTACGTTATGGATGCATTTGGAACGGCTCACAGAGCACAAGCATCGACTCATGGCGTTGGTCTACACGCACCGATTGCCTGTGCAGGTCCTTTGCTAGCGGGTGAGCTCGCTGCACTGGGTAAAGCGCTTGATAATCCAGCTCGCCCAATGGTAGCTATTGTTGGTGGTTCTAAAGTGTCCACTAAGCTGACAGTGCTAGAGAGTTTATCAACTAAAGTTGACCAGCTCGTTGTTGGTGGTGGCATCGCGAATACATTCATTGCTGCTGCGGGTCACAAAGTCGGTAAGTCGCTTTATGAAGCAGATCTTATTGATGAAGCTAAGCGTCTTGTTGCGGCTGCACAAAGCGGTGGCGGTGATATTCCTGTACCGACAGATGTGGTTGTTGCGAGTGAGTTTAGCCCAACAGCGACTGCAACATTGAAAGATGTTAGTGCCGTTACGGACACGGATATGATTTTTGATATCGGTCCAGATAGTGCTGAAGCGTTAGCTGAGATCATCAAGAATGCCGGTACCGTGGTTTGGAATGGCCCTGTTGGTGTATTTGAGTTTGACCAATTTGGTGAAGGTACTAAGCGTATCGCTCAAGCCATCGCCGATTCAAATGCATTTTCGATTGCGGGTGGTGGAGACACGCTAGCGGCAGTTGATAAGTATGATATCGCTGACAAGGTGTCATACATCTCAACCGGTGGCGGCGCTTTCTTAGAGTTTTTAGAAGGCAAAGAGCTTCCAGCCGTAGTGATGTTGGAGAGTCGCGGTCAGTAA
- the fba gene encoding class II fructose-bisphosphate aldolase (catalyzes the reversible aldol condensation of dihydroxyacetonephosphate and glyceraldehyde 3-phosphate in the Calvin cycle, glycolysis, and/or gluconeogenesis) translates to MALISLRQMLDHAAEHGYGVPAFNVNNLEQMRAIMQAAEATDSPVIVQASAGARKYARPQFLKYLMAAALEQYPDIPVCIHQDHGTDPDICQRSIQLGMSSVMMDGSLMADGKTPASYDYNVDVTRRTVAFAHACGVSVEGEIGCLGSLETGEAGEEDGIGAAGILTMDQMLTTPEEAARFVADTHVDALAIAIGTSHGAYKFSRKPTGDVLRIDRIKEIHARIPNTHLVMHGSSSVPQEWLEIINQYGGAIPETYGVPLEEIVEGIKHGVRKVNIDTDLRLASTGAVRKFLAENPTEFDPRKFLKASMEAMADICTTRYEAFGCAGMGSKIKPKSLQAMYKSYQSGELDPQIK, encoded by the coding sequence ATGGCCTTAATTTCCCTACGTCAAATGTTAGATCACGCAGCAGAGCATGGATATGGCGTACCTGCGTTTAACGTGAACAACTTAGAGCAGATGCGTGCGATTATGCAAGCAGCTGAAGCTACTGACAGCCCTGTGATTGTTCAGGCATCAGCTGGCGCACGTAAATATGCTCGCCCACAGTTCTTAAAGTATCTAATGGCTGCAGCACTTGAGCAGTATCCAGATATCCCTGTGTGTATTCACCAAGACCATGGTACCGATCCTGATATTTGTCAGCGTTCAATCCAATTGGGCATGTCATCAGTAATGATGGATGGCTCTTTGATGGCAGATGGTAAAACACCTGCATCATATGATTACAACGTTGATGTTACCCGCCGTACAGTGGCATTCGCACACGCTTGTGGTGTGTCTGTTGAAGGTGAAATCGGTTGTCTAGGTAGCTTGGAAACAGGTGAAGCAGGCGAAGAAGATGGTATCGGTGCAGCTGGGATCCTGACGATGGACCAGATGCTAACCACACCAGAAGAAGCGGCACGTTTTGTTGCTGACACTCACGTTGATGCGCTTGCAATTGCGATTGGTACTAGCCACGGTGCTTATAAGTTTAGCCGTAAGCCTACCGGTGACGTGCTGCGTATTGACCGTATCAAAGAGATCCACGCTCGTATTCCTAACACTCACTTAGTGATGCACGGTTCATCTTCAGTGCCACAAGAGTGGTTAGAGATCATCAACCAGTACGGTGGTGCTATCCCTGAAACTTATGGCGTACCGCTGGAAGAGATCGTTGAAGGTATCAAGCATGGCGTACGTAAAGTCAATATCGATACTGATTTACGTTTAGCGTCAACGGGTGCTGTTCGTAAGTTCCTTGCTGAAAACCCAACAGAATTTGATCCACGTAAATTCTTGAAGGCGTCAATGGAAGCAATGGCTGATATCTGTACCACACGTTACGAAGCCTTTGGTTGTGCAGGGATGGGTTCTAAGATTAAGCCTAAGTCGCTGCAGGCAATGTATAAATCTTATCAGTCAGGCGAGCTTGATCCACAGATTAAGTAA
- a CDS encoding DUF481 domain-containing protein, with protein sequence MKTMLTAIAVLLAAPFAAHAGADFVEGDKTFAGEAELGATLTTGNTDTSSIKGRLNLMQELGNWENQYLFEGLYKEDTGDVTAKRYYAGIQGDYKFDEKNYMFITANYEVDPFTGYDFKSVVSAGYGHKFIDTGKVLLSAEFGPGYIYKSLDEEQAALRGYDSEDSVVGHGVMNFAYEISDSSKFTQMFVADYGNSLEGRSETAITANIVGALAMKFAVIVRYNNEPLDDKKSTDTETNMTLLYAF encoded by the coding sequence ATGAAAACAATGTTGACTGCTATAGCGGTTCTATTGGCGGCTCCTTTTGCTGCCCATGCTGGTGCTGATTTTGTAGAGGGCGATAAGACGTTCGCGGGTGAAGCTGAATTAGGCGCGACATTGACGACGGGTAACACAGATACTTCGTCAATCAAAGGACGCTTAAACTTGATGCAGGAGCTAGGTAATTGGGAAAACCAATACCTGTTCGAAGGGCTTTACAAAGAAGATACTGGCGATGTAACAGCTAAGCGTTATTACGCAGGTATTCAGGGAGACTACAAGTTTGATGAAAAGAACTACATGTTCATCACTGCAAACTATGAAGTTGACCCATTCACTGGTTATGACTTTAAATCGGTTGTTTCGGCTGGTTACGGTCATAAGTTTATAGATACAGGCAAAGTGTTGCTCAGCGCTGAGTTCGGTCCTGGTTATATCTACAAGAGCCTTGATGAAGAGCAGGCGGCGCTACGTGGATATGATTCTGAAGACAGTGTTGTAGGCCACGGTGTGATGAACTTTGCTTATGAAATTAGTGACAGCTCAAAATTCACTCAAATGTTTGTCGCTGACTACGGTAATAGCTTAGAGGGACGTTCTGAAACGGCTATCACGGCGAATATTGTTGGCGCTCTAGCGATGAAATTTGCTGTTATTGTACGTTATAACAACGAACCATTAGATGACAAGAAGAGCACAGATACCGAAACAAACATGACATTGTTATATGCTTTCTAG
- a CDS encoding helix-turn-helix domain-containing protein, with protein sequence MFIGPVRFDIELKQLVNPETAQTLKLSNIEFLVMSDLMSSRGQVVSTESLCCKLMPQVVTAQDIALAITNIRAFLGADATTMIEVITNQGYLLHTKAKAQMHNSPYEALSIKQFSLFLLLGILLVAFLATHFKTTPNIHFSIPEQILLDGKKSVLVPIYSSDIELADFGDKFRSMAVLIDSCDTIVWQKIYAASSQKGDVLHFILHSTDAVGDEFTGFKVINVDENWDFLTNAWLKEVGFCE encoded by the coding sequence GTGTTTATAGGTCCAGTCAGGTTTGATATTGAGTTAAAGCAGTTGGTGAATCCCGAAACTGCACAAACGCTCAAGTTATCGAATATTGAATTTCTAGTGATGAGTGATTTGATGTCATCTAGAGGCCAAGTCGTGTCGACTGAATCTTTGTGTTGCAAGTTAATGCCTCAGGTGGTGACTGCCCAGGATATCGCACTGGCAATAACTAATATTAGGGCCTTCTTAGGTGCTGATGCGACAACCATGATCGAGGTGATTACTAATCAAGGTTATCTACTGCATACCAAAGCCAAAGCGCAGATGCACAATAGCCCCTATGAAGCGCTGTCGATTAAACAGTTCTCACTGTTTTTACTGCTCGGTATCTTGCTGGTGGCGTTTTTAGCGACTCATTTTAAAACTACGCCTAATATTCATTTTTCTATCCCTGAGCAAATTTTACTAGACGGAAAAAAATCAGTATTAGTGCCAATCTACTCCTCAGATATCGAGCTCGCGGACTTTGGTGACAAGTTTAGAAGTATGGCTGTATTGATTGATAGCTGCGATACCATTGTTTGGCAAAAAATCTACGCAGCATCCTCTCAAAAGGGCGATGTTCTCCATTTCATTCTGCACAGTACCGACGCCGTTGGTGATGAGTTTACCGGTTTTAAAGTGATTAATGTTGATGAGAATTGGGACTTCTTGACGAATGCTTGGCTAAAGGAGGTTGGCTTCTGTGAATAG
- a CDS encoding PAS domain-containing protein: protein MLSRKLPLLINAQGIQWSQQRILAAASQIGILLISVIVFTNIIITLGERRLQADWATQRYSELQSVGTLIADKVSFQQFRTQMFATSELLKRYIELPSEPNQAKLQDHWDVIVDNIPELIGIALYDPQGQIKFATDDEFGHHALPPSLLGSSRNMGGNEIYTSPLEFSPINGKLEPYLYQLAWLENPDQTVKGYLVAYNSMSRMLKNIKPAYSSKQAPLMMLDTQGLLYSGALDSPTIPRLPETMGGSLKQTYPALWRKMAMSNFGQFHGDDATFVYLKVELTTQYETRREYYLLSYVKNDDIAAKFEQWRNILMGGATLLTLLACIVIYLTHAYRIVHRSRDFSIDLANRLFNTDSGYIIVNDIGRVLTANPMAAKLLSLPIDELSDRSLQRLLHMNDDQFNLLSEQLIANKEWQGELDSDASEYTRLHVRLRLEFDMDNGQSYTLVTFEDVGELKHSQEEAKLNQLLNDNPMATVLTDAKGAVIKSNNAFNVLMQVEDSRKLKITELLNEEFKQQWPQIAQQLIIKGTWQGQIFSSNNRANNACMLATLKGHLDSSDDIEYIVCTFERAKSRVHANNLSNMSPNRSTVFSDSRDLERYFNNLSQAKKDFSSLMLLDISAEGMLSHMSDIGQLESRQKEVEIQLLRELPNRYQMSRWQLGKLIIMLPDTDSDQAHYFAIDTLTKLKDNGLGDGICIGIAAYQGGQGLEQFLSNAEVALKRAKQTDEQNICQAFTRQMT, encoded by the coding sequence ATGTTAAGCCGAAAACTACCTCTCCTTATTAATGCCCAAGGGATCCAATGGTCTCAACAACGAATTCTGGCTGCAGCGAGTCAAATCGGCATATTATTAATTTCGGTTATTGTTTTTACAAATATTATCATCACCTTAGGCGAGAGACGATTACAAGCAGATTGGGCGACACAACGCTACAGTGAACTGCAATCAGTCGGAACACTTATTGCTGACAAAGTCTCTTTTCAACAATTTAGAACGCAGATGTTCGCCACTTCAGAGCTGCTAAAGCGTTACATCGAACTACCGAGCGAACCCAACCAAGCTAAACTACAAGATCATTGGGATGTCATTGTTGATAATATCCCTGAGCTAATCGGTATTGCGCTTTATGATCCCCAAGGGCAGATTAAATTTGCCACAGATGACGAGTTTGGACATCACGCGCTGCCACCGTCTTTACTGGGTAGTTCACGTAATATGGGCGGCAATGAGATCTACACATCTCCCCTCGAGTTTAGCCCGATTAATGGCAAGTTAGAGCCCTACTTATATCAACTGGCTTGGCTTGAAAATCCAGACCAAACCGTGAAGGGTTATTTGGTTGCCTATAATTCAATGTCACGTATGTTGAAAAATATTAAGCCTGCCTATTCTAGCAAACAAGCACCGTTGATGATGCTCGATACCCAAGGCCTGCTCTACTCTGGAGCGCTTGACTCGCCAACCATTCCTCGACTACCTGAAACCATGGGTGGCAGCCTTAAGCAAACTTACCCTGCACTTTGGCGAAAGATGGCCATGAGTAATTTCGGCCAATTCCATGGTGATGATGCTACCTTTGTTTATCTTAAAGTAGAGTTGACAACCCAATATGAGACTCGCCGAGAATACTACCTACTCTCTTATGTTAAGAACGATGACATAGCGGCAAAGTTTGAACAGTGGCGTAATATTCTTATGGGGGGCGCGACCCTGTTAACCCTATTGGCGTGTATTGTCATTTATCTAACCCACGCCTACCGCATTGTTCATCGCTCTCGTGATTTCAGTATTGATCTCGCCAATCGACTATTTAACACCGACTCAGGCTACATCATAGTCAACGATATCGGACGGGTCCTTACTGCAAACCCTATGGCGGCTAAGCTGCTCTCTCTGCCAATTGATGAACTGTCCGACCGTAGTTTGCAACGTTTATTGCATATGAACGATGACCAATTTAATCTGCTGTCAGAGCAGTTAATTGCTAACAAAGAGTGGCAAGGCGAGCTTGATAGTGACGCTTCTGAGTACACTCGACTACACGTAAGACTTCGACTTGAATTCGATATGGATAATGGTCAAAGCTACACCCTGGTCACTTTTGAGGATGTCGGAGAGTTAAAGCATAGCCAAGAGGAAGCAAAGTTAAATCAGCTGCTCAATGATAATCCGATGGCGACCGTACTCACAGATGCTAAAGGCGCAGTCATTAAATCTAATAATGCATTTAATGTTCTTATGCAGGTCGAAGATAGCCGCAAGCTTAAAATTACCGAACTGCTTAATGAGGAGTTTAAACAACAATGGCCGCAAATAGCACAGCAATTGATAATTAAAGGCACTTGGCAAGGTCAAATATTTTCATCAAACAATCGAGCTAATAACGCATGTATGCTAGCAACGTTGAAGGGGCATCTAGATAGTTCAGACGATATTGAATACATAGTCTGTACCTTCGAGCGCGCTAAATCGCGGGTTCATGCAAACAACCTAAGCAATATGTCTCCTAACCGGAGCACCGTATTTAGCGATAGCCGCGATCTAGAACGCTACTTTAATAATTTGAGCCAAGCGAAAAAAGACTTCTCTAGCCTTATGTTACTCGACATTAGCGCTGAAGGGATGCTTAGCCACATGAGCGATATAGGCCAGCTGGAAAGTCGACAAAAAGAGGTTGAAATACAGTTATTAAGAGAGCTGCCAAACCGCTATCAAATGTCACGCTGGCAACTCGGAAAACTCATTATTATGCTGCCCGATACCGACTCAGATCAAGCTCACTACTTTGCCATAGATACACTGACAAAGCTCAAAGACAACGGCTTAGGAGATGGGATCTGCATCGGAATCGCCGCTTATCAGGGTGGTCAAGGCCTTGAGCAATTCCTAAGTAATGCAGAAGTCGCGCTTAAGCGGGCTAAGCAAACTGATGAACAGAACATCTGCCAAGCATTTACTCGACAGATGACGTAA
- a CDS encoding TatD family nuclease-associated radical SAM protein, with protein MTATDPTLVYDIRNSRYLNITGRCTLRCQFCPKHNGSKQVHQYQLGLDRQPSAEEVIALLGDTSTFDEYVFCGYGEPTLNLPTLLSVAKEIKARGGKVRVNTDGLGNLFHRRNILPELAECVDSLSISLNADTDDSYQVHCQPKLKGAYPALLEFIQQAPGYISDVQVSAINGLSNVNIDTCREFVEAAGAVFKQRELDVVG; from the coding sequence ATGACCGCCACTGACCCCACTCTTGTTTATGATATCCGTAACAGTCGCTATTTAAATATTACAGGTCGATGTACTTTACGTTGTCAGTTCTGTCCCAAACACAATGGCAGTAAGCAAGTTCATCAATATCAACTAGGTCTCGACCGCCAACCTAGCGCTGAAGAGGTTATCGCACTGCTTGGCGATACTTCGACATTCGATGAATATGTTTTTTGTGGTTACGGAGAACCAACACTTAATTTGCCAACATTGTTAAGCGTCGCCAAAGAGATAAAAGCGCGAGGCGGCAAGGTTAGGGTCAACACTGACGGGCTCGGTAACCTATTTCATCGGCGCAACATACTCCCAGAGCTGGCTGAATGCGTGGATAGCCTGTCAATATCACTTAATGCCGATACCGATGACAGCTACCAAGTACATTGCCAACCTAAGTTGAAAGGCGCCTATCCCGCGCTACTCGAGTTTATCCAGCAAGCACCAGGTTATATTAGCGATGTTCAAGTGTCAGCCATTAATGGTTTAAGCAACGTCAACATTGATACCTGCCGTGAATTTGTCGAAGCCGCTGGCGCTGTATTTAAGCAAAGAGAGTTAGATGTTGTCGGCTAG
- a CDS encoding efflux RND transporter permease subunit, with the protein MAAEKGIIAWFAKNNVAANLLMWILLIGGLFSTVIINKEIFPTFELNYLNISVAYPGAAPQEIEEGINIKIEEAIQDINGIKKVTSVASEGVGSVTIEVEDNYDPQDILDEAKLRIDAIATFPVNIEKPNIYRIKPENNVIWISVYGDQSLEEMKELAKTIRDEVAALPAVTRAQVTGVRDYEIAIELSEDKLREYGLTFSQVAQAVQNSSIDLPGGSIRAKDGDILLRTKGQAYTGEDFSQIVVSSRADGSRVMLPQVATINDGFEERLEYTRFNGQPAAIIEILSVDDQNALDISAQVKEYIEQKREFLPSGAKLDTWGDLTHYLKGRLNMMLSNMFYGALLVFVILALFLEIKLAFWVMVGLPVCFLGAMLVMPLEPFSMSINLLTLFAFILVLGIVVDDAIVIGESAYSEIERHGHSLENVVRGAKKVAMPATFGVLTTIAAFMPMLMVSGPQGIIWKSIGMVVVLCLAFSLVESKLILPAHLAHMKPPKPRAQLGRLGRFKAALNDKVQYFIHHNYRTFLQHCIVHRYNTVAIFIGVLILSIALVISGQVRWVFFPDIPSDFIQVQLQMDEGSSEENTLQVVQEVEEALYRMNDDMEGELGYPVVKHSFINMSSRTSAFIFAELTKGEERTVDGETIATAWREQLPELLAVKKLNINASTNDTGGDISFRLTSSNLEQLSLASAELKQKLRSYEGVYDIADNFSSGSQEIKLKIKPEAEALGLTLSDLARQVRYGFYGYEAQRILRNKEEVKVMVRYPLEHRRTMGHLENMLIRTPTGAAVPFATVAQIELGDSYSSITRVDSRRAITVTANADSNKVEPSKVVAEIQEDFLPMLADKYPNISTALDGGSADEQSALVSLMQGFFFALFTIYALMAIPLKSYSQPLIIMSVIPFGMIGALFGHLVLGLNMSILSLCGIVALAGVVVNDSLILVDFVNRARAEGHSIVQAAVDSGCYRFRAIILTSLTTFVGLVPILLEKSLQAQIVIPMAASLAFGILFSTVVTLILVPLLYIILDDIKRTSRRFYQWWWQPSPEVEVEVEVEPVQRTN; encoded by the coding sequence ATGGCTGCTGAAAAAGGTATTATTGCTTGGTTCGCTAAAAACAATGTCGCTGCCAATCTATTGATGTGGATCTTGTTGATTGGCGGTCTTTTTAGCACCGTGATTATTAACAAAGAGATCTTCCCTACATTCGAGCTTAACTACCTCAATATCTCCGTCGCTTATCCAGGCGCGGCACCACAGGAAATTGAGGAAGGAATTAATATCAAGATCGAGGAAGCGATCCAAGATATTAATGGCATAAAGAAAGTGACCTCGGTTGCCAGTGAAGGCGTTGGCTCGGTAACGATTGAAGTGGAGGATAACTATGATCCACAAGATATTCTCGATGAAGCCAAGCTACGAATTGATGCTATTGCGACCTTCCCCGTCAACATTGAAAAGCCCAACATCTACCGCATAAAGCCGGAAAACAATGTCATCTGGATCTCAGTCTATGGCGACCAATCTCTTGAAGAGATGAAAGAACTTGCCAAGACCATTCGTGATGAAGTTGCTGCACTGCCAGCGGTCACACGTGCGCAAGTTACGGGTGTACGTGATTACGAAATAGCCATTGAGTTATCGGAAGATAAACTCAGAGAGTACGGACTGACCTTCTCTCAAGTCGCACAAGCGGTACAGAACTCATCAATCGATCTGCCTGGTGGTTCAATTCGCGCTAAAGATGGCGATATTCTATTACGTACAAAAGGCCAAGCGTACACCGGTGAAGACTTCTCACAAATTGTAGTCAGTAGCCGCGCAGATGGAAGCCGCGTGATGCTGCCACAAGTGGCGACCATCAATGATGGCTTTGAAGAGCGACTTGAATATACTCGTTTTAACGGTCAGCCAGCTGCCATCATTGAGATTCTGAGTGTTGACGATCAAAACGCGTTAGATATCTCAGCTCAGGTCAAAGAGTACATAGAGCAGAAGCGTGAATTTTTACCGAGCGGTGCAAAACTCGACACCTGGGGTGACTTAACTCACTACCTTAAAGGCCGTTTGAACATGATGTTGTCAAACATGTTTTATGGTGCCTTGTTAGTATTTGTGATCCTAGCGCTGTTTTTAGAGATCAAGCTGGCGTTCTGGGTCATGGTTGGTCTACCAGTTTGTTTCTTGGGAGCCATGTTAGTCATGCCATTGGAGCCTTTTTCGATGTCGATTAACTTGCTAACCCTATTTGCGTTTATTCTGGTGCTAGGGATTGTGGTGGACGATGCCATTGTCATTGGCGAAAGTGCCTACAGTGAAATAGAGCGGCATGGTCACTCGCTTGAGAATGTCGTTAGAGGGGCAAAGAAGGTCGCCATGCCGGCGACATTCGGCGTACTGACGACGATTGCTGCATTTATGCCGATGTTGATGGTGTCGGGTCCTCAGGGTATTATTTGGAAGTCTATCGGCATGGTGGTCGTTCTTTGCCTAGCCTTCTCTCTGGTGGAATCTAAACTCATTTTGCCTGCCCATTTAGCACATATGAAACCACCCAAGCCACGCGCACAACTAGGTAGGTTGGGCCGCTTCAAAGCAGCTTTAAACGACAAGGTGCAGTACTTTATTCACCACAATTACCGCACTTTTTTACAGCACTGCATTGTGCATAGATATAACACGGTTGCCATCTTTATTGGGGTGCTAATCCTGTCTATCGCACTGGTTATTAGTGGTCAGGTCCGCTGGGTATTCTTCCCTGATATTCCATCAGACTTTATTCAAGTTCAGCTGCAAATGGATGAAGGCAGTTCAGAAGAAAATACCCTGCAAGTTGTTCAAGAGGTAGAGGAAGCACTCTACCGCATGAATGATGACATGGAAGGCGAGCTCGGCTACCCCGTGGTAAAGCACAGCTTTATCAATATGAGCTCTCGTACATCTGCATTTATATTTGCCGAGTTAACCAAGGGTGAAGAGCGTACTGTTGATGGCGAAACTATCGCTACCGCTTGGCGTGAACAACTACCTGAACTGCTTGCAGTCAAGAAGCTTAATATTAATGCCAGTACTAATGACACCGGTGGCGATATCTCTTTTAGACTGACCTCAAGTAACCTTGAGCAACTGTCACTCGCTTCCGCCGAGCTTAAGCAAAAGCTCAGAAGCTACGAAGGTGTCTACGACATTGCCGATAACTTCTCCTCAGGTAGTCAAGAGATAAAGCTGAAGATCAAACCAGAAGCTGAAGCGCTCGGACTGACACTGTCAGATCTGGCTCGACAAGTGAGATATGGTTTCTACGGTTATGAAGCACAACGGATCTTACGTAATAAAGAAGAAGTTAAGGTGATGGTTCGCTACCCACTTGAGCATCGCCGCACAATGGGTCATCTGGAGAATATGCTGATCCGTACGCCCACAGGCGCTGCCGTGCCTTTTGCAACGGTGGCACAAATTGAGCTCGGCGATTCATACTCTTCGATTACCCGAGTAGATAGCAGGCGTGCGATAACAGTTACTGCCAATGCGGATTCCAACAAAGTTGAACCCTCAAAGGTTGTAGCAGAGATTCAAGAAGATTTCTTACCTATGTTGGCAGATAAATACCCTAATATATCGACAGCACTGGATGGAGGCAGCGCTGATGAACAAAGCGCGCTAGTGAGCCTAATGCAAGGGTTCTTCTTTGCTCTATTTACTATCTACGCACTAATGGCCATACCGCTAAAATCCTATAGCCAGCCACTCATCATTATGTCGGTTATTCCGTTCGGTATGATCGGTGCGCTATTTGGCCACCTTGTCTTGGGTCTCAATATGAGCATTTTGAGCCTGTGTGGCATTGTTGCCCTTGCGGGTGTCGTCGTAAACGATTCATTGATCTTGGTCGATTTCGTTAACCGTGCGCGCGCTGAAGGCCATTCGATAGTGCAAGCGGCTGTCGATTCAGGTTGTTATCGATTCAGAGCCATTATCCTAACCTCACTCACTACATTTGTAGGCTTAGTGCCTATTTTGTTAGAGAAGAGTCTACAGGCTCAAATCGTTATCCCAATGGCAGCTTCTCTGGCATTCGGTATTTTGTTCTCCACCGTGGTAACGCTCATTTTAGTGCCTTTGCTTTACATCATCCTTGATGATATCAAACGCACCTCTCGTCGATTCTATCAGTGGTGGTGGCAACCAAGCCCTGAAGTAGAAGTAGAAGTAGAAGTAGAGCCGGTACAGAGAACAAACTAG